The segment CGGTCGAGGCCCCTTTCGGAGCGCAGGTCGACGAGGAGCCGAGGCAGCGCAGCCGCAGGACACGACCCAGCCGAGCAGTCGCAGCCGCACGACGAGACCCGCCCGAGCAGCGCAGCCGCACGACGAGACCCACCCGAGCAGTGGCGCCGCAGGACCAGACCCACCCGCCGAGGCGCAGCCGCAGGGCGGAGTCAGAGCCGCAGCTCGGCCGCCTCGTCCAGCGACGCGCGGGAGGTGCGGTAGGAGGCGGTGGGGTGGTCGAGGTCGGGGTGGCCGAAGGAGATGCCGCACACCACCTGACGGTCGTCGTCGAGGTCGAACCACTCCCGCAGCAGCTCCGAGCGCATGGCCAGGGCCGCCTGCGCGCAGGCGCCGAGACCGAGGGCCTGGGCCGCGAGCAGGAAGGACTGCACGTACAGACCGCAGTCGATCGCGCCGTACACGCCGAGCGAGCGGGTCGTGGTGACGATCGCGACGTGCGGGGCGCCGAAGAACTCGAAGTTGCGCATCGTCTGGGCGGCGGACCCGGCCCGGTCGCCCTTCACCACGCCGACCGCCTCGTACAGCTGCCAGCCCGACTCGCGCCGACGCTCGGCGTACACGCCCTCGTAGGACTCCGGGAAGGTCAGGTCGGGGCCGAAGCGCTCGTCGTCGGCCATGGCCTGCTTGAGCCGCTCGGTCTCGCCTCCGGCGGTCACCACCACGTGCCACGGCTGCGTGTTGCACCACGACGGGGTGCGCTGCGCGGCGGTCAGCAGCCGCTCGATGGTGGCCGCCTCGACCGGTTCGTCGGTGTATCCGCGGCAGCTCCAGCGCTCCTCCAGGAGCGCCTCGAGGGCCTCGATCCGGCTCTCGCTCATCGGCCCACGAACCCGGCGGCGCGCTTGTCCAGGAACGCCTGGATGCCTTCCTTCGAGTCCGCCGTGTCGGCGAGCTCCCGCTGCAGGCGCAGCTCGCGGTCCAACGTCTCGTCGAGGTGGCGCAGCGTGTTGGCGGCGATGGCCTGCTTGGTGGCGGCGTACGCGGCCGTGGGGCCGTTGGCCAGCTTCGCGACCAGCTCGGCCACCTGCTCGGCGTAGTCGTCGCCGCAGCACCGGTCGATGAGTCCCATCTGCGCCGCCTCGGCGGCCGGGAGCCGCTCGCCCAGCAGCGAGAGGCGGTTGGCCCGGGCCCGACCCACCGACGCGGCGAGCAGCTCGGTCGCCCCGCCGTCGGGCATGAGGCCGATGTTGACGAACGCCTGCAGGAAGTAGGCCGACTCGTGGGCGACGGTCACGTCGGCGGCCAGCGCCACTGACATCGCGATGCCGGCGGCGGGGCCGTTCACCGCGGCCACGACCGGGCGGTCCGTCGAGACCAGTGCGCGCACGAGCCGGTTGCCGTTCTCGTGCGTGCCGCCCCGCTCGAGCCGACGCAGGTCCGCGCCGGCGCTGAAGGCACGGCCCGCGCCGGTCACCACGACGACGCGGGCGTCGGTGGTCTCGACGGCCTCGGCGGCCCTCTCGAGCATGGCCCCGTCGAGCGCGTTCATGACGTCGGGACGGTTGAAGGTGATCGAGAGGATGCCCTCGGTGGTGTCGAGCAGCAGCTCGGTGCTGGTCGGGTCGCTCGTCACGGGCGTCTCCATTCTCCGATGATGGCCTGCACGGCGGCGGTGAGCGCCAGCGGCTGGTCGAGCATCACGTGGTGCCCGGAGTCTCGCACGACCGTCACCGGCACGTGCCCGCCGAGCCGTTCGGCGACGGCGTCGGTGATGTCCGACGTGGCCATCCCGCGGTCTCCGCGCAGGAGCGCCACCGGGCAGGCCGCCTCGGCGAGCTCCTCGGGCTCCATGCGCGACCGCAGGAAGATGCGTGGGTCGAACTTCCAGCGCCACCCCCCGGGCTCCCCGTCGGACGCCGGGACCTCGCGCACGGATCCCTCGGCGATGTGGCGGTGCACGAAGTCGAGCGTGGCGTCGTCGGCCGGGAGCGTGCGGAACCGGGCGAGGATCGCCTCACGATCGGGGTGCAGCTTGGGGGCGGGGATGACGCCGTGCGAGGCGATCCACGCTCGCGCCTCGCTCGACATCTCGCGGACCGGCGAGTCGATCGCGACGGCCCCGGCCAGTGCGGCGCCGTGGTCCCGGGCGGTGGTGAGGGCCACGAACCCGCCCATGCTGTGGCCGACGACGGCAGGGGGACGGGTGCTGCCCTGCGCCCGCGCGACGGCCATGACCTCGGCCGCCCAGGTCTCGAGCGCGTAGACGTCGCGGTGGTCGCTGTCCCCGTGCCCGCTCAGGTCCAGGGCGACGACGCGTCCGTCGAGCAGCGGCCCGACGTGGTCCCACCAGCCCGCGTGCGCGGCGCCGCCGTGCACGAGCACCGTGACGGGCTCGTCGACCGGGCCCCACGCCCGGTAGGTGATGCGCACGCCGTCGACGTCGACCGTGGCGTGCTCGGGCTGCTCCGCCAGGGCGGCCGTGAACCAGGCCGGTACGTCCTGCGCCATCGGTGCCGCCACCTCCAGAGAAACAATCAACCTTGACTGTTCTTGTCGTCCCCAGCACGATAGCGAGGACGCACGTCCACGACGAGAGGACCCCCGATGAGCCTGGCCGGAACGACGATGATCATGTCCGGAGGCAGCCGAGGCATCGGGGAGGCCATCGCGGTGCGCGCCGCCCGCGACGGCGCGAACGTGGTGCTGCTCGCGAAGACGTCCGAGCCGCACCCCAAGCTGCCCGGGACGATCCACACCGCTGCCGCCGCCATCGAGGAGGCCGGCGGCCGTGCGCTGCCGCTCGTGGGTGACATCCGCGACGACGCCTTCGTCGAGGAAGCCGTGGCCCGGGCCGTGGAGACGTTCGGCGGCATCGACCTGGTCGTCAACAACGCCAGCGCGATCGACCTGTCCCGCACCGAGGACATCT is part of the Aeromicrobium sp. Leaf245 genome and harbors:
- a CDS encoding enoyl-CoA hydratase-related protein — encoded protein: METPVTSDPTSTELLLDTTEGILSITFNRPDVMNALDGAMLERAAEAVETTDARVVVVTGAGRAFSAGADLRRLERGGTHENGNRLVRALVSTDRPVVAAVNGPAAGIAMSVALAADVTVAHESAYFLQAFVNIGLMPDGGATELLAASVGRARANRLSLLGERLPAAEAAQMGLIDRCCGDDYAEQVAELVAKLANGPTAAYAATKQAIAANTLRHLDETLDRELRLQRELADTADSKEGIQAFLDKRAAGFVGR
- a CDS encoding nitroreductase, translating into MSESRIEALEALLEERWSCRGYTDEPVEAATIERLLTAAQRTPSWCNTQPWHVVVTAGGETERLKQAMADDERFGPDLTFPESYEGVYAERRRESGWQLYEAVGVVKGDRAGSAAQTMRNFEFFGAPHVAIVTTTRSLGVYGAIDCGLYVQSFLLAAQALGLGACAQAALAMRSELLREWFDLDDDRQVVCGISFGHPDLDHPTASYRTSRASLDEAAELRL
- a CDS encoding alpha/beta fold hydrolase, whose protein sequence is MAQDVPAWFTAALAEQPEHATVDVDGVRITYRAWGPVDEPVTVLVHGGAAHAGWWDHVGPLLDGRVVALDLSGHGDSDHRDVYALETWAAEVMAVARAQGSTRPPAVVGHSMGGFVALTTARDHGAALAGAVAIDSPVREMSSEARAWIASHGVIPAPKLHPDREAILARFRTLPADDATLDFVHRHIAEGSVREVPASDGEPGGWRWKFDPRIFLRSRMEPEELAEAACPVALLRGDRGMATSDITDAVAERLGGHVPVTVVRDSGHHVMLDQPLALTAAVQAIIGEWRRP